Below is a genomic region from Hemiscyllium ocellatum isolate sHemOce1 chromosome 24, sHemOce1.pat.X.cur, whole genome shotgun sequence.
CAAAGATgtcaatttggaaaggcaggttgtGTTTAACATTATATTACTTCTCCTAGGAAGATATTGCGATATAGTGCAGCTGTCGGCAGTGAGTGGTGAGAAGATCTTCAACAAGTATATTGTTCCCAAAAAGCCAATGTCAAAGCGAGCTGAAAAAGTTACTGGAATACAGGTCATAGATGGAATTTTGTACCTAAGAGGAAAATCTCAGACAACCTGCAGTCTCCAGGATGCCATGACAGCTTTCCTCAAGTTCCTGCAGTCACTGGACAGGCCTCTGTTAATAGGTCACAATATCTGGAGATTTGATAGCCCAATTATTCTGAGAGCCTGGAAACGGTTGTCCATGAAAGATCAATTTGCTGGATGTGTGACTGGATTCCTGGATACATTATGGCTGGCCAAGGAAGTTATTCCAAGGTCAGAGGTCAGCAGCTATCGTCAATGTCATCTAGTGCGAGCCATTATTGGGGAAGATTATGAAGCTCATAATGCTATTGAAGATGTAAAGAGCTTGCAGAAGCTGTACACTTCTCTTGAATTTACTCCAGAGCAGAAGCAGAAAAGTCAGTTTTCTCTCTGTCATCTTGAAAGTGGTGAATGcccaaaaagaaaaagaaaacaacattAAACCAGTAAAtcttggaaatgaatgtactggAGCTCCATTTTGATGTTGACAAGGACCAGTATATCTCATTCGCcagttttactgtttttttttctcttctgggAATAGCCTCTTGTTGATTATAAGAAACTATTCTTTCGGCTTTCTTAACTACGAAGGGCTATGAAGTCTAAGTCTTTAAGCCTATTCAAGATGGAGAGAGTGATTTCTAATCTttaagagaatcaaaggttatggattaaagcaggaaagtggatttaaggatgatcagatcagccatgatcttactgatggtgggctaaagggcctccTTCTGCTCATATAGTCACCCTGATAAACTTgtggtgtggaggtgctggtgttggactggagtggacaaagtcagaagtcacaaaacactagattatagtccaacaggtttatttgaaatcacaagctttcggagcacttcatctgacgaagaagcagtgcactgaaagcttgtgatttcaaataaacttggacTATCACTGAGTGTcttatgacttctgactttgactaACTTCTGGCATCAGAGGTTTATCTCAAAGTTACAATCAACACATCATCAAGATGATGAATTGGAACTAAAACCATGCTCCAATCTCAAATAGTCAGGGCCTGTTTATATCAGATTCTCAAGCTTTTTCAAACAATGAGGACTTGCCAGTTAATTAATATTTTAATAAGCTGCCATGGACCTGACAGGCACCACAGCTTCCTCCTAGTTTGCAAAAAGCATTTTTTCTAATATTCATGACATATTATTTACTCCTTGTATCTTATTTGCTGATTGCTTAAGGGTGCTGCATTCTTGTAATATGTATTACTGTTTGCATGTATGTCACAATATGTATGAATCAGTAAATAAATAATATTCTTAAAATAATGTCTGTTGGTTATTAAGGGaactttaccacccttcttcagCCTGCACATTGAGTGAGTACATGAGAGAAGCTCGTCAGACCCAGAGCAGCCATAAGGAATGTCCACTTCAATGTCCAATGCTGGGGATAATATACGTATTCATTTCTGACTCCAAGACGCAGTTTGTTTGCCTTGGATATCTTGTTCAGGGGCCAAGTATGAAGCATAGCTGAGATCCAGAtttaaactaggagaaagtgaggactgcagatgctggagaccagagttgaaaaatgtggtgctggaaaaacacagcaggccaggcagcatccgaggagtaggagaattgacgtttcgggcataagcctttcctgaagaagggcttatgcccgaaacgtcgattcttctgctcctcagatgctgcctggcctgctgtgtttttccagcaccacatttttcaatccaAATTTAAACTCCCTACCAAGCCTGGTTCTGTACTCACGTTCAGTCTGCCCTGGAGCAATAACAGGAGCCCTCCCTCACTCGCCTTAGCCAAACACACAAATGTTCTCTAGTGTTAAGCACAATGATTAAAACAAATCAAGTGGCATTTTCCAGTTCTACTCAGGAATACATGCTTCAGTCTTGTTATGGctcaggccagacccctcaaaacaattcatgaaagtagcccagaccctaactttgcattTGTTTTAAGCAAGTGTGCAGTGGATAGTCCAGGAGAGAatcaactggtcaaactacttagttttaaacaaacagaatttatttacaagattactgagtgaaacgcaaagaacagaaaacagaatatccAAATAACCtatcctatccaaaaacccaacttAATGctgctgttccaaaatacttgcaacaatccctgtAAACACcttttggcacaaaaggtaaaatgaaATACAAGTTCTTACCGAATGAAgtcagagaaggagggagaggagCTAGCAgcctttcttctctctcacacacaactgCATTAAAGCCCAAACCAAAGCAAAACCTGAGCTGCTAGAACTGGCCACTTCTTTTCATTATACAAGTTTCTTTttcaaaacttgaaagccttttgactGAGGCAGTATCTATTAGCTGTAAACAAATTGGCTCTAACATCCATCCAAACTCAGACTTTCTGGAACCTGTATCGCGTACAACCTCTCTGAAACAAAACTAAGAACAACCtaatcttgttaaaggaacaggTTCATCACAGTCTTCCTGAAAAGAGAGATGTTGCAGAAGCTATTCCTCTTACACTCACCAATCATTGTCTTACCTTTCAGCTAAATTGTGATTTTAAGTGTATGTCATATATTCAGGAATCCATCCCCTGGAAATAAAAAATATGTTCAGGCCTTGCACcatttttttcaattttccagaaaATTAGGAGCCTAAATTCTCCATTGTATTCTTACCAAtcagaataaagttgttaaccAAACTAATCTTTTTCTCTTGTAGTAAAGTTTGTTTGGATTGTTTGAAGTTCAGCATTCTTGTGGTTGTCCTGATTAGTATCACTCTAtcagcattgtgggtgtccctgcACATTATGGAACACAATggtttcaagaaggtagctccgCACGACCACCTCCAGGACAAGTAGAGAAAGCCAATCAATTCTGGTCTGGCCAGTAACATCTGCATGccataaaagaataaaaaaatcaacaaaatgtCTCCTCTTTTAGTAATGTTCAAGTATTGTTCTACCAGGTGACTATTAGTACTTATTAATTTAACAATAATAAAATCAAACAAATGGACATTCAAAGAGCACAAAGCTGTAACTTCTGTGAAGatacatcagcaatgattttaaGTTGTTGGGTGTCAAAGGTGGTGATAGGTGGGTGGTTGCTTAGGCCTAAGTGAACAGAAGTCAGGCACAGTATAGGGTGGGGGGATGCGGTGGTCAGGCCATAATGGATGGGTTTTGGGGTGGACAGTTGTGTGCTCCAAGGTGAATAGTTTTACTGATGGAGAGCACTGTCCATTAATGTTTTGTGGGATGTGGCCAGATCTGGTGAAGAATGGAACCAGATGTACATTGAAGTCCTTCAAGTTTGTGTTGTTTGGAATTAAGAGAGTGGAGTTTGGCTGGGGAGCTAGGAAGTGCCTCTATTAGGGACATGAGTATTAACAGTGGTATTAACAGAGGGGATGATTTGGCAAATCAGTAACTTCTGTAATGTCATGAAGGCCAATGGCTAAATAGTTGGGAATTGTGAAGGCTGAACTAAGTGACATAGGAAAGAGTATATTCTGAATAGACTtggaaagaactggaaatgagaGGGGAGAGTGGAATGGAGTTAGAGGGGGATACATAGAAATAATCAGTTTGTTTTATCAGTGAAAGTAATGTTGGGTGAACATGGGCCTAGTGAGAGAGTAGGATTGGGGAGTGACCTTGAAAATGCATGGGGAGGTAGATTTTGACAGTGTATGAGTCACAGAGGAAGGCTGCAGGATTGTGAAGAGGGAGTTGCTGATGACAGCAAGAAAATTGACAAACACTAAAGAATTGGAGTTTTAGAGGATGGATTAGCTAATCACAGAGGAAAGAAAGGAGGCTTGATAATGAAGAGAAGAAGGGAAAAGAAAAGGGACAAAAGTGGGAAATGGAAGTGACGAGTTTGACACTGAACCAGCAAATAAAACTTGAACAAAAATACAGAGGGTAGAGATAAGCTGTAAAGACAGTTGTTAAGGACCAGTCTAAACACCTCAAAACATatcaagaagatagcctagatcccaattttttcttatttttgaagTATAAGGCGTTGTATTcgagatgcaattcgattggtcaggCAACCAGGTTTCAAgtgaaacacactttattcttatccTATAGCTAAAATACAAACTAAAGAAAGAGGAATTGTAGAACAACtccattggaaaacttaacagaacaatagacAATTTAACTacaaaacagcaactgttccaatatagtaatatccAATGTTCGTGCCCGGGTGTCCACCAAAATCCatgaggttttcagggagagatgggcactGCGGGgaatggagtgtattatttccccctccaactctattttgatttaacccctgccctccccttcactgtttgatcacacagcattgcgctttgatgtgaagggcactgcttgtcactggccactcgggtgtttcctttcttcctggtggtgaaaaatGAATAAAGCTTTACACACTTATTGTTCTTCCCCTGCACACACAACATggttgctggggaaaaataagcactactgctgttaggTGATTGTGTGAGGgtgattaaaaatatatatatacataaccagggGATAAGGGACCCTAGTGGTGCAGTGgtacagtcatagagacgtacagcatggaaacagacccttcagtccaacccgtccatgctgaccagatatcccaacccaatctagtcccacctgacagcacccggcctatatccctccaaacctttcttattcatatacccatccaaatgtctcttaaatgttgcaattgtgtcagcctccaccacatcctctggcagctcattccatacatgtaccaccctctgagtgaaaaggttgccccttaggtcccttttatatctttcccctctcaccctaaacctatgccctctagttctggactgcctgaccccagggaaaagaccttgtctatttatcctatccatgcccccataattttgtaaacctctatcgggtcccccctcagtctatgacgctccaggaaaaacagccccagcttgttcagcctctccctatagctcaaatcctccaaccctagcaacatccttgtaaatcttttctgaaccctttcaagtttcacaacatctttccgataggaaggagaccagaattgcatgcaatattccaacagtgacctaaccaatgttctgtacagc
It encodes:
- the LOC132827212 gene encoding uncharacterized protein LOC132827212 isoform X2; this encodes MASPKLRKYGTTPAAQSNPKETRVFFDLETTGLGRYCDIVQLSAVSGEKIFNKYIVPKKPMSKRAEKVTGIQVIDGILYLRGKSQTTCSLQDAMTAFLKFLQSLDRPLLIGHNIWRFDSPIILRAWKRLSMKDQFAGCVTGFLDTLWLAKEVIPRSEVSSYRQCHLVRAIIGEDYEAHNAIEDVKSLQKLYTSLEFTPEQKQKSQFSLCHLESGECPKRKRKQH
- the LOC132827212 gene encoding uncharacterized protein LOC132827212 isoform X1, which gives rise to MLRHYRTLLRKYGTTPAAQSNPKETRVFFDLETTGLGRYCDIVQLSAVSGEKIFNKYIVPKKPMSKRAEKVTGIQVIDGILYLRGKSQTTCSLQDAMTAFLKFLQSLDRPLLIGHNIWRFDSPIILRAWKRLSMKDQFAGCVTGFLDTLWLAKEVIPRSEVSSYRQCHLVRAIIGEDYEAHNAIEDVKSLQKLYTSLEFTPEQKQKSQFSLCHLESGECPKRKRKQH